In one Neobacillus sp. CF12 genomic region, the following are encoded:
- a CDS encoding helix-turn-helix transcriptional regulator has product MTYYKLYIGNGLKRVRDEKQKTQMDLSLSTDLTLKYIYKLEKNISSPSSTTLDKLAKGT; this is encoded by the coding sequence ATGACGTATTACAAATTGTATATTGGCAATGGGTTAAAGAGAGTGAGGGATGAAAAACAGAAAACACAAATGGATTTATCACTGAGTACGGATCTTACTTTAAAGTATATATATAAGCTTGAAAAGAACATAAGTTCACCCTCAAGCACTACACTTGATAAACTAGCAAAAGGCACTTGA
- a CDS encoding DnaB-like helicase C-terminal domain-containing protein, with amino-acid sequence MSIVEKTLLGSLMKAEYLLKDTVIQPEHLESTLHKEIMHRMLELTQAGKQIDLITFSTVPNLESLGGMSYLSELLSYGDIAKFNGTEKLILDLWKEREKRSILTIAAMNDWEIEKVMTQLDKINQVKMEDYTSLLEALAGIYEAPWEDPKRMNSATTGIKGLDEVTGGFHCGEVTILAARPSMGKTDVMLHFAKMSRWAGFLPLIFSLEMPEKLITSRLMASTGGFNRGKMRDPKRMLSQKQKNRWSDVIGDLAETNIQIFDGAGQTIAEMRAKTRKMINQFPNKKPILFIDYLTLIQSNQFYGGNSHSQVTEISKSLKTMAKDFDCPVICLAQLNRSVESRAFKKPMMSDIRESGSVEQDADVILFLYREKYYDKESDNPSLEILVSKNRYGPVGSVFVTYSEHTGKIEDQ; translated from the coding sequence ATGAGTATCGTGGAAAAAACATTATTAGGAAGCCTGATGAAAGCAGAATACTTACTCAAAGATACCGTGATTCAGCCAGAGCACCTGGAAAGTACATTGCATAAAGAAATCATGCACAGAATGTTAGAGTTAACACAGGCAGGTAAGCAGATTGATTTGATTACCTTTTCGACTGTACCCAACCTCGAATCATTGGGTGGAATGTCCTATCTTTCGGAGCTCTTATCGTATGGGGATATCGCGAAATTCAATGGAACGGAAAAGCTTATTCTCGACCTCTGGAAGGAACGGGAAAAGAGATCCATCTTAACGATAGCAGCCATGAATGATTGGGAGATTGAGAAAGTCATGACACAACTGGATAAAATCAATCAAGTAAAGATGGAGGATTACACCTCCTTACTTGAAGCACTGGCAGGTATCTATGAAGCCCCTTGGGAAGATCCAAAGCGCATGAATAGTGCAACAACGGGGATTAAAGGGCTCGATGAGGTAACGGGAGGTTTTCATTGTGGAGAAGTGACCATACTAGCCGCAAGACCCTCGATGGGAAAAACCGATGTGATGCTTCATTTTGCCAAAATGTCGAGGTGGGCAGGATTTCTGCCGCTTATCTTTTCCTTAGAAATGCCTGAAAAGCTGATCACCTCCCGTTTAATGGCATCAACGGGTGGCTTCAATCGGGGAAAAATGCGCGATCCGAAGAGAATGTTATCCCAAAAACAAAAGAATCGATGGTCCGATGTGATTGGGGATCTCGCAGAAACCAATATTCAAATCTTTGATGGAGCCGGACAAACGATTGCCGAAATGAGAGCAAAAACACGAAAAATGATCAATCAATTTCCTAACAAGAAACCGATCCTTTTTATTGATTATTTAACACTCATTCAGTCCAATCAGTTTTACGGAGGTAATTCCCATTCACAAGTAACGGAAATTTCCAAATCTCTTAAAACCATGGCAAAGGATTTCGATTGTCCAGTCATTTGTTTAGCCCAGCTCAATCGCTCGGTAGAATCAAGAGCGTTTAAAAAGCCGATGATGTCCGATATTCGGGAATCCGGCAGTGTGGAACAAGATGCCGACGTCATTTTGTTCTTATATCGGGAAAAGTATTATGACAAGGAATCGGACAACCCTTCCCTTGAAATCTTGGTCTCGAAAAACCGCTATGGTCCAGTAGGATCAGTCTTTGTCACCTACAGTGAGCATACAGGAAAGATCGAGGACCAATAG